In Sedimentibacter sp. MB31-C6, one genomic interval encodes:
- the pdxR gene encoding MocR-like pyridoxine biosynthesis transcription factor PdxR, with the protein MIISPILDKTSNKALYIQLYEYIKSEITLGLLKPDSKLPSIREASSSLNLSKTTIENAYSQLVAEGYIENLPKKGYFVCDLSEYSYENFTDNHKKTVCKTVDFKYLNDGVDNGSFDISSWKRIYNKVISDKATEIYTNGSFQGESILRDEIANFVNTMRGGNTSPDQVIVGAGVQYLLGVLIGIIKDNHNSVAVENPGYKKAEFIFEDYMFDVKHINITDNSYPIDTLKTSEAKLVYLSPSHQYPLGTIMPVNKRMELLDWAYKNSGLIIEDDYDAIIRYGGMPIPCLQGLDKHNCVIYLGSFSKVLLPALRISFMIIPKNLLPKYHNIKSKYTQSTSKIDQIVLANFMKEGYMLKHIRKIKRIYKKKNLLLTNSIKEKYSDKINIINSDSGLHIVFESLIKKNEGDLNKAATDNHILLNIIGKVESKTLFSLNYSGICMEDISSFTDMLGKVLFE; encoded by the coding sequence ATGATTATTTCACCTATATTAGATAAAACAAGCAATAAGGCATTATATATTCAGCTTTATGAATACATTAAATCAGAAATAACTTTAGGTTTATTGAAACCTGACTCAAAACTTCCATCAATAAGAGAAGCTTCATCTTCTCTTAATCTAAGTAAAACAACTATTGAAAATGCTTATAGCCAGCTTGTAGCAGAAGGCTATATTGAAAACTTGCCTAAAAAGGGCTATTTTGTTTGCGACTTAAGTGAATATAGTTATGAAAATTTTACTGACAATCATAAAAAGACAGTATGTAAAACAGTTGATTTTAAATATTTAAATGATGGTGTTGACAATGGCAGCTTTGATATATCGTCATGGAAAAGAATATATAACAAGGTTATATCTGATAAAGCAACAGAAATATACACCAATGGCTCTTTTCAAGGTGAAAGTATATTGAGAGATGAAATAGCAAACTTCGTTAATACAATGCGTGGCGGAAATACAAGTCCGGATCAAGTTATAGTCGGTGCAGGTGTTCAGTATCTTCTAGGTGTTTTAATAGGAATAATAAAGGATAATCATAATTCTGTCGCAGTAGAAAACCCAGGTTATAAAAAAGCAGAATTTATTTTTGAAGATTACATGTTTGATGTTAAACATATAAATATAACTGATAATTCTTATCCTATTGATACTCTTAAAACAAGTGAAGCTAAGCTTGTTTATTTAAGCCCTTCTCATCAATATCCTTTAGGAACAATCATGCCTGTAAACAAACGAATGGAACTCCTTGATTGGGCATATAAAAATAGTGGTTTAATTATTGAGGATGATTATGATGCAATTATAAGATATGGTGGTATGCCTATACCTTGCTTGCAAGGTTTAGATAAACATAATTGTGTAATTTATCTAGGTTCTTTTTCTAAAGTACTTTTGCCTGCTTTACGTATAAGTTTCATGATTATACCAAAAAATTTATTACCAAAATACCATAACATAAAGAGTAAATATACTCAATCTACTTCTAAAATTGATCAAATTGTATTGGCTAATTTTATGAAGGAAGGATATATGCTCAAACATATAAGAAAAATAAAAAGAATATATAAAAAGAAAAATTTATTACTAACAAATAGTATTAAAGAAAAATATAGTGATAAAATAAACATAATAAATTCTGATTCTGGACTTCATATTGTATTTGAATCATTAATTAAGAAAAATGAAGGTGATTTGAATAAGGCTGCTACTGATAATCACATATTATTAAATATAATAGGTAAGGTTGAAAGTAAGACTTTGTTTTCTTTAAATTATAGTGGTATTTGTATGGAAGATATTTCGAGTTTTACTGATATGTTAGGGAAAGTGCTTTTTGAGTGA
- a CDS encoding calcium-translocating P-type ATPase, SERCA-type produces the protein MEWYNKGKKETVSELLTNENYGLKTQEAEQRLQKYGRNELEEQSKKSFLTKLIAQFADFLIIILVAAAGISAVVGETEDAIVILAIVFINAILGIYQEGKAEKSVEALQKMSAPNAKVIRDGNQTEIPAAEIVPGDIVVLEAGDIIPADLRLIESSNLKIEEASLTGESVPVEKDAKAIIGGSAGIGDRHNMGFSSTIVTYGRGKGVVVETGHHTEIGNIATKIQTYGEEQTPLQIKLNQLGKVLGTLTILICIVVFGVGLLQGREVLEMLLTSISLAVAAIPEGLPAIVTIVLAIGMNRMADRNAIVKKLLAVETLGATSVICSDKTGTLTQNEMTVVKAYVDDKILEIEGGGYEPVGAVKLDGKEIDINTLYNLNNLASIGALSNDAYLDNSSGVFKIVGDPTEGAIVTFAGKLGKTTNDLNKSFPRVEELPFDSARKMMSTFHENYIKGKVVSFTKGAPDIVISKCTKIALNGEIVDFTKELKNRVLSVNIKFAKSALRVLSAAYKVWDELPQQISPETVETDMIFVGLVGMIDPARPEAKDAIKECKDAGIEAVMITGDYKETAFAIAKDLGMAESEDQAMMGEELDNLSEDELKEVVKKTKVYARVSPEHKVKIVTALKENGHITSMTGDGVNDALALKKADIGVSMGITGTDVAKNTAEVILTDDNFATIVNAVEEGRIIFSNIKKFVFFLLSCNIGEIFLVFISILIGWEVPLMPIQLLWLNLVTDSFPAMALGVENAEPGIMNHPPRDTKEPILDKGMYGGILFQAMAIAAASLFAYYWAQVRYGIGSGLIHARSIVFATLITAELLRAFSSRSQVFSLFKIGLFSNKRMVQAVFVSFALTVLVLYLPILNDIFNVVPLTFQDWEIVLMFAFIPLISGEVYKMIFKNK, from the coding sequence TTGGAATGGTATAACAAAGGTAAAAAAGAAACAGTTTCTGAATTACTTACTAATGAAAACTATGGATTAAAAACACAGGAGGCTGAGCAAAGATTACAGAAATACGGCCGAAATGAATTAGAGGAACAATCTAAGAAAAGTTTTTTAACAAAGCTCATTGCTCAATTTGCTGATTTTTTGATTATCATACTTGTAGCTGCAGCTGGTATATCTGCAGTTGTAGGAGAAACTGAAGATGCAATAGTTATTTTAGCGATTGTATTTATCAATGCAATTTTAGGTATTTATCAAGAAGGTAAGGCAGAAAAATCTGTAGAAGCATTACAAAAAATGAGTGCACCAAATGCAAAAGTGATAAGGGATGGCAATCAAACAGAAATTCCTGCCGCAGAAATTGTGCCTGGAGATATTGTAGTTTTGGAAGCAGGAGATATAATACCAGCTGATTTGAGACTTATAGAAAGTTCTAATTTAAAAATAGAAGAAGCTTCCCTTACTGGAGAATCAGTACCCGTAGAAAAAGATGCAAAAGCAATTATTGGTGGTTCTGCAGGTATTGGTGATAGACATAATATGGGTTTTAGCAGTACTATTGTTACTTATGGAAGAGGAAAAGGTGTAGTTGTTGAAACTGGTCATCATACTGAAATTGGTAATATAGCTACAAAAATTCAAACTTATGGAGAAGAACAAACACCATTACAAATAAAGTTAAATCAATTAGGAAAAGTTCTAGGAACTTTAACTATTTTAATATGTATTGTAGTTTTTGGTGTTGGATTACTTCAAGGAAGAGAAGTGCTTGAAATGTTGCTTACTTCAATAAGTTTGGCAGTTGCAGCAATACCTGAAGGCTTACCTGCAATTGTAACCATAGTTTTAGCAATTGGCATGAACAGAATGGCTGATAGGAATGCAATAGTAAAAAAATTGCTGGCAGTAGAGACTTTAGGAGCTACATCAGTAATATGCTCAGATAAAACTGGTACCTTAACACAAAACGAGATGACAGTTGTTAAGGCGTATGTCGATGATAAAATATTAGAAATAGAGGGTGGCGGATATGAGCCTGTTGGTGCAGTTAAATTAGATGGAAAAGAAATTGACATAAACACATTGTATAACCTCAATAATTTAGCATCTATAGGAGCCCTTTCAAATGATGCATATTTAGATAATTCTTCTGGCGTATTTAAGATTGTTGGAGATCCGACAGAAGGAGCTATCGTTACTTTTGCCGGAAAATTAGGGAAAACAACAAATGATTTAAACAAATCATTTCCAAGAGTAGAAGAACTACCTTTCGACTCAGCAAGAAAGATGATGAGTACATTCCATGAAAATTATATAAAAGGGAAAGTAGTTTCTTTTACAAAAGGAGCACCTGATATTGTAATTAGTAAATGTACAAAAATTGCACTTAATGGAGAAATAGTTGATTTCACAAAAGAATTAAAGAACAGAGTTTTATCTGTAAATATAAAGTTTGCCAAATCTGCGTTGAGGGTTTTATCTGCAGCATATAAAGTATGGGATGAATTACCTCAGCAAATATCGCCAGAAACTGTTGAAACTGATATGATTTTTGTTGGTCTTGTAGGAATGATAGACCCTGCCAGACCAGAAGCAAAGGATGCAATCAAAGAATGCAAGGATGCAGGAATTGAAGCTGTAATGATTACCGGAGATTACAAAGAAACAGCTTTTGCAATTGCTAAAGATCTAGGCATGGCTGAATCTGAAGACCAGGCTATGATGGGAGAAGAATTAGATAACTTATCAGAAGATGAATTAAAAGAAGTAGTGAAGAAAACAAAAGTATATGCTCGTGTTTCTCCAGAACATAAGGTAAAAATTGTAACAGCCTTAAAGGAAAATGGACATATTACTTCTATGACAGGAGATGGAGTAAATGATGCATTGGCTTTAAAAAAGGCAGATATTGGAGTTTCAATGGGAATAACAGGCACTGATGTTGCGAAAAACACAGCGGAAGTAATATTAACTGATGATAATTTTGCAACTATTGTTAATGCCGTTGAAGAAGGCAGAATAATTTTCAGCAACATAAAGAAATTCGTATTTTTCCTATTAAGTTGTAATATAGGCGAAATATTCCTTGTGTTTATAAGCATCCTTATTGGTTGGGAAGTACCGCTAATGCCAATTCAACTATTGTGGTTGAATTTAGTAACAGACAGTTTTCCAGCAATGGCTCTTGGAGTAGAAAATGCTGAGCCAGGTATAATGAATCATCCACCTAGGGATACAAAAGAACCAATACTTGATAAAGGTATGTATGGAGGAATATTGTTTCAAGCAATGGCTATTGCAGCAGCATCTCTTTTTGCATACTATTGGGCACAGGTTAGATATGGTATTGGAAGTGGTTTGATACATGCGAGGTCAATTGTCTTTGCCACTTTAATTACAGCAGAATTATTAAGAGCTTTTTCCTCAAGATCACAAGTTTTTTCATTGTTTAAAATCGGATTATTTTCAAACAAGAGGATGGTTCAGGCAGTTTTTGTTTCCTTTGCATTAACAGTATTAGTACTTTATCTACCTATTTTAAACGATATATTTAATGTAGTACCATTAACATTCCAAGATTGGGAAATTGTGTTGATGTTTGCATTTATCCCTCTAATTTCAGGTGAAGTATATAAAATGATATTCAAAAATAAATAG
- a CDS encoding NAD(P)/FAD-dependent oxidoreductase, whose translation MKYDLIIVGAGPSGIFTALELIRKDSDRKILLIEQGHTIKNRRCPKDKTKKCVNCKPYCNITTGFSGAGAFSDGKLSLSPEVGGDLPELISYDYTQELIEYTDKIYLEFGADTKVEGLESKEEIKEIRRKAISAGLKLVDCPIRHLGTEKAQEIYGKIEDYLVERGIEIRFGTQTTDIIVEDGEIKGVVITDSLKHEKEEKILSDNVVISAGRKGADWVKSLCVNHNIAHRAGTVDIGVRVEVRNEIMERVNNILYESKLIGYPHPFKDKVRTFCQNPGGFVSQENYDNDLAVVNGHSYKDKKSNNTNLAILCSHNFSHPFNEPIKYGVKVSELLNMLGNGNILVQRYGDILDGKRTWQKELSRSNVTPTLPDAVAGDITSAMPYRTMTNILNFISALDTVVPGFAGAETLLYGPEVKFYSNKVDLSLNFETSIKNLYCLGDASGWTRGLMMASLMGVRMGQILSGNK comes from the coding sequence GTGAAATACGATTTGATTATTGTTGGAGCAGGTCCCTCAGGGATTTTTACTGCATTAGAATTAATAAGAAAAGATTCAGATAGAAAAATACTATTAATAGAGCAAGGTCACACTATAAAAAATAGGAGATGTCCAAAGGACAAAACAAAAAAATGCGTTAATTGTAAGCCTTATTGTAATATAACAACTGGATTTTCCGGAGCAGGAGCATTTTCTGATGGTAAGCTTTCTCTTAGTCCTGAAGTAGGAGGTGATTTACCAGAGTTAATAAGCTATGATTACACACAGGAATTAATAGAATATACTGACAAAATATATCTTGAATTTGGTGCAGATACTAAGGTTGAAGGGCTTGAAAGCAAGGAAGAAATTAAAGAAATTAGAAGAAAGGCAATTTCTGCAGGCCTAAAGCTAGTTGATTGTCCTATAAGACACTTGGGAACAGAAAAGGCACAGGAAATATACGGTAAAATAGAGGATTATTTAGTTGAACGTGGTATAGAAATAAGATTTGGAACACAAACTACTGATATAATAGTAGAAGATGGTGAGATTAAAGGTGTTGTAATAACAGATTCATTGAAACATGAAAAAGAAGAAAAAATACTTTCTGACAATGTTGTTATATCAGCTGGAAGAAAGGGTGCAGATTGGGTTAAATCGCTTTGTGTTAATCATAATATTGCACATAGAGCTGGAACTGTTGATATAGGAGTTAGAGTTGAAGTAAGAAATGAAATAATGGAAAGGGTTAACAACATCCTATATGAATCTAAGTTAATTGGATATCCTCATCCATTTAAAGATAAGGTAAGAACTTTTTGTCAGAACCCAGGGGGCTTTGTAAGTCAAGAAAATTATGATAATGATTTGGCAGTTGTTAATGGTCATTCATATAAAGATAAAAAATCGAATAATACTAATTTAGCTATTTTATGTTCTCATAACTTTAGCCACCCATTTAATGAACCAATAAAATATGGTGTTAAGGTATCAGAACTTTTAAATATGTTGGGAAATGGAAATATTTTAGTTCAAAGATATGGAGATATACTTGATGGAAAGAGAACTTGGCAAAAAGAATTATCTCGTTCAAATGTAACACCGACACTTCCAGATGCAGTAGCTGGAGATATAACATCAGCTATGCCTTATAGAACGATGACTAATATTTTAAATTTTATTAGCGCATTAGATACAGTAGTTCCAGGTTTTGCAGGAGCAGAGACTCTATTGTATGGACCTGAAGTTAAATTTTATAGCAACAAAGTTGATTTGAGTTTAAATTTTGAAACAAGCATCAAAAATCTTTATTGTTTAGGTGATGCTAGTGGTTGGACTAGAGGTCTTATGATGGCATCTTTGATGGGTGTACGAATGGGCCAAATATTATCAGGAAATAAATAA